Proteins from a genomic interval of Rhodopseudomonas julia:
- a CDS encoding alkene reductase: MSETLPKLFQPIDLGPVPLANRIVMAPLTRSRADEDDAPRDWHVEYYRQRASAGLIIAEATQISPQGKGYAWTPGIHSDLQVERWRAVTDAVHDAGGKIVLQLWHVGRISHPDLQPNGQLPVAPSPIKPDVKAFTEDGFKDAVEPRGLSADELPDIVDDYRKAAANAQRAGFDGVEIHSANGYLLDQFLRDKTNKRHDTYGGSIDNRMRFPLQVVDAVVDVWGPERVGIRISPVSPANDIADSDPEMLFRAYVRELSERRLVYLHVIEGETRGARQPDGQFDVTTLKRDFSGLYIGNNGYTRELAISAVEEEKADLVAFGRPFISNPDLVERLKRNAPLAEPDQATFYGGDEHGYTDYPTLSAEPASA; encoded by the coding sequence ATGTCTGAGACGCTGCCGAAACTCTTTCAGCCTATCGATCTCGGTCCCGTACCGCTTGCCAACCGCATCGTCATGGCGCCGTTGACGCGCAGCCGGGCCGACGAGGACGACGCACCCCGGGACTGGCATGTGGAATATTACCGCCAGCGCGCCTCTGCCGGCCTCATCATCGCCGAAGCGACGCAGATTTCCCCGCAGGGCAAAGGTTATGCCTGGACGCCGGGCATTCATTCAGACCTGCAGGTGGAGCGCTGGCGTGCGGTGACCGACGCCGTGCACGACGCCGGCGGGAAGATCGTCCTGCAATTGTGGCATGTCGGGCGCATCTCGCATCCCGATCTGCAGCCGAACGGCCAGTTGCCGGTCGCACCGTCTCCGATCAAGCCGGACGTCAAAGCCTTCACCGAGGACGGGTTCAAGGACGCCGTGGAGCCGCGGGGGCTCAGCGCCGATGAGCTGCCGGATATCGTAGACGACTACCGCAAGGCGGCCGCGAACGCTCAGCGTGCCGGTTTCGACGGCGTCGAAATCCATTCCGCCAATGGCTATCTGCTCGACCAGTTCTTGCGCGACAAGACCAACAAGCGCCACGACACCTATGGTGGCTCGATCGACAATCGCATGCGGTTCCCGCTGCAAGTGGTCGATGCCGTCGTCGATGTCTGGGGTCCGGAGCGCGTCGGGATCCGCATTTCGCCGGTCAGTCCCGCGAACGATATTGCCGATTCCGATCCGGAGATGCTTTTCCGCGCCTATGTGCGGGAACTCTCCGAAAGACGGCTCGTCTATCTGCACGTCATCGAGGGTGAGACGCGCGGTGCCCGCCAGCCCGACGGGCAGTTCGACGTCACGACGTTGAAACGGGATTTTTCCGGCCTCTACATCGGCAACAACGGCTATACGCGCGAGCTCGCGATCTCGGCCGTCGAAGAGGAGAAGGCCGATCTCGTCGCCTTCGGGCGGCCGTTCATCTCCAATCCCGACCTCGTGGAGCGGCTCAAGCGGAATGCTCCGCTCGCCGAGCCGGACCAGGCGACGTTCTATGGCGGCGACGAGCACGGATATACAGACTATCCGACGCTTTCCGCCGAGCCGGCATCCGCCTGA
- a CDS encoding lytic murein transglycosylase has translation MRAKCMWTAAVFGLVLATPAAAQQCGGDFSTWLNGVKREAAAAGVSDRGLSALSGVQLDRRVISRDRAQGVFTQTFAEFAGRMVNDYRLKNGRSLLNKYASTFSRIEQQYGVPGPVISAFWALETDFGANQGDFDTLNALATLAHDCRRPELFRPQLIAALKLLDRGDLARSEMKGAWAGELGQTQILPSDYLASGVDFDGDGHVNLKKSVPDVLATAGNFLNRLGWRANEPWLQEVVIPADLPWAEAGLYNKVPVSKWESWGVKARSGNLPGGSLPASLVLPMGRNGPAFLAYPNFHVFLEWNQSLVYATTAAYLATRLDGAPRADMGNASSGLSSAQMKQLQQALLDKGYQVGKVDGILGAMTRDAVRSEQLRLGLPADAWPTEELLAKIR, from the coding sequence ATGCGCGCGAAATGTATGTGGACGGCGGCCGTCTTCGGTCTCGTCCTTGCGACGCCGGCTGCCGCTCAGCAATGCGGCGGCGACTTTTCGACCTGGCTCAACGGCGTGAAGCGGGAGGCGGCCGCCGCTGGCGTGTCCGATCGGGGCCTTTCCGCCCTTTCCGGTGTGCAGCTCGATCGGCGGGTCATTTCGCGCGATCGCGCGCAGGGCGTGTTCACTCAGACTTTTGCCGAATTCGCGGGCCGTATGGTCAACGATTATCGGCTGAAGAACGGACGCTCGCTTCTCAACAAATATGCCTCGACCTTCTCGCGCATCGAGCAGCAATACGGCGTTCCAGGACCGGTGATTTCGGCGTTCTGGGCGCTGGAGACGGATTTCGGCGCCAATCAGGGCGATTTCGATACGCTCAACGCGCTTGCCACGCTTGCGCATGATTGCCGAAGGCCGGAGCTTTTCAGGCCGCAGCTCATCGCCGCCTTGAAGCTCCTCGATCGCGGCGACCTTGCACGCTCGGAGATGAAGGGTGCCTGGGCGGGTGAGCTCGGCCAGACGCAGATCCTGCCTTCGGATTATCTCGCCTCCGGCGTCGACTTCGACGGCGACGGACATGTGAACCTGAAGAAGAGCGTTCCCGACGTGCTCGCGACCGCCGGCAATTTCCTGAACCGCCTCGGCTGGCGTGCGAACGAGCCGTGGCTGCAGGAGGTCGTGATTCCGGCCGATCTGCCTTGGGCGGAGGCCGGGCTCTACAACAAAGTGCCGGTGAGCAAGTGGGAATCCTGGGGCGTGAAGGCGCGTTCGGGCAATCTTCCGGGCGGTTCTTTGCCCGCCTCTTTGGTCCTGCCGATGGGACGCAACGGGCCAGCCTTCCTCGCCTATCCGAACTTCCATGTCTTCCTGGAATGGAACCAGTCGCTCGTTTACGCCACCACGGCCGCTTATCTCGCGACGCGTCTCGATGGGGCTCCGCGTGCGGATATGGGCAATGCCTCCTCCGGTCTGTCGTCTGCGCAGATGAAGCAGCTGCAACAGGCGCTTCTCGACAAGGGTTATCAGGTCGGAAAGGTCGATGGCATTCTGGGCGCGATGACGCGTGACGCCGTGCGCTCCGAACAGCTGCGCCTCGGCCTGCCTGCCGATGCCTGGCCGACAGAAGAGCTGCTCGCCAAGATTCGCTAG
- a CDS encoding ATP-binding protein: MRSSPSLSTGARHDKSPAFVWGDSQMDRPRLYLTGASCSGVSTLGILLAGRFGVPHLDVDDFYWMPTDPPFSTKRPAEDRVRLIQERQAASQGWILTGSFIGWGDALIHDVDLIVFLKTPTSIRLQRLDQREAERHGARILPGGDMHEAHLAFRDWASRYDDPSFTGRNIAQHERWLSAQSAPVLRLSGKRPSDELADDVAKALERF, from the coding sequence ATGCGGAGCTCTCCATCATTGAGCACGGGCGCCCGCCACGATAAAAGCCCCGCTTTCGTTTGGGGCGACAGTCAGATGGATAGACCGCGGTTGTACCTGACGGGGGCATCATGCTCTGGCGTTTCAACGCTTGGGATTCTCCTGGCCGGGCGGTTCGGTGTTCCGCATCTCGATGTCGACGACTTCTACTGGATGCCGACCGATCCTCCTTTCAGCACGAAACGCCCCGCGGAAGATCGTGTGCGCCTTATCCAGGAAAGACAGGCCGCTTCTCAGGGATGGATCTTGACGGGGTCATTCATCGGATGGGGTGATGCCTTGATCCACGACGTCGATCTCATCGTGTTTCTGAAGACACCCACCAGCATTCGACTCCAACGTCTGGATCAGCGCGAAGCTGAGCGACATGGCGCACGCATCCTGCCGGGCGGAGACATGCACGAAGCGCATCTGGCATTCCGAGATTGGGCTTCACGCTATGACGACCCCTCGTTTACGGGCCGCAACATCGCGCAGCACGAGCGGTGGTTGAGCGCGCAGTCCGCGCCCGTTCTCCGTCTTTCCGGCAAGCGCCCGAGCGACGAATTGGCAGACGATGTAGCAAAGGCGCTCGAACGCTTTTAA
- a CDS encoding ABC transporter substrate-binding protein, which produces MQTLKALALAALALGIAGAATFEEAKAQDTKTVAITYIVEHPALDAVRKGIIEGLAERGYKEGENLKIVSRSAQGNMATQAQIASEFAGLEPDLAVGISTPSAQAVKHALKNTPVIFAAVTDPVGAGLVESREKPGGLVTGTSDQQPYEPMLELIKELMPDATKLGVIYNPGEANAAKQVEDLKTAVEPFGMTLVEAPAAQSTLVADAARSLVGRADAVLLPVDNTVVSVLEGVVTVGERAGLPVFASDVDSVNRGAIAALGFDYYKMGVLSGEMAADILEGKSPADIPVAVSDSQDLYLNASSAEKMGVTLPDDMLAKAKKVVR; this is translated from the coding sequence ATGCAGACCCTCAAAGCTCTTGCTTTGGCCGCGCTCGCACTCGGCATTGCCGGCGCCGCGACCTTCGAGGAAGCCAAGGCGCAGGACACGAAGACCGTCGCCATCACCTATATCGTCGAGCATCCGGCTCTCGATGCCGTGCGCAAGGGGATCATCGAAGGTCTCGCCGAGCGCGGTTACAAGGAAGGTGAAAACCTCAAAATCGTTTCGCGCTCGGCTCAGGGCAATATGGCGACGCAGGCGCAGATCGCGTCGGAATTTGCCGGGCTGGAGCCCGATCTCGCCGTCGGCATTTCGACCCCCTCCGCCCAGGCCGTCAAACACGCGCTCAAGAACACGCCGGTGATCTTTGCCGCCGTCACCGATCCGGTCGGTGCGGGCCTTGTGGAAAGCCGCGAAAAGCCGGGTGGTCTCGTCACGGGAACAAGCGACCAGCAGCCTTACGAGCCGATGCTCGAGCTCATCAAAGAGCTGATGCCCGACGCCACGAAACTCGGGGTCATCTACAATCCCGGTGAGGCCAATGCGGCCAAACAGGTGGAAGATCTCAAGACCGCGGTCGAGCCTTTCGGCATGACGCTCGTCGAGGCGCCTGCGGCGCAGTCGACGCTCGTCGCCGACGCTGCGCGCAGCCTTGTCGGCCGCGCGGACGCCGTGCTCTTGCCGGTCGACAACACGGTCGTCTCGGTGCTTGAAGGCGTCGTCACGGTCGGCGAACGGGCCGGTCTGCCGGTGTTTGCTTCCGACGTCGATTCCGTCAATCGCGGCGCCATCGCCGCCCTCGGCTTCGACTATTACAAGATGGGCGTCCTGTCCGGCGAAATGGCGGCCGATATCCTGGAAGGCAAGTCGCCGGCCGATATCCCGGTTGCCGTCTCCGACAGCCAGGACCTTTATCTCAACGCCAGCTCGGCCGAGAAGATGGGCGTCACCCTTCCTGACGACATGCTTGCCAAGGCGAAGAAGGTCGTTCGCTAA
- a CDS encoding ABC transporter permease gives MSLFAFAGALESGLLFSLVALGVFLSFRVLDFPDLTVDGSFPLGAAVAAAALASGVDPFLATGLAIVAGWGAGLVTALLNVRFGIMNLLSGILTMVALFSINLRIMGGPNVPLYNVDTVFDVAQSWFDFGLWTNTVLIAIVAFAAKFLVDWFLKTELGLALRASGENPAMAEAQGIAVGRMALVGMAISNGLVALAGALFAQLQGVADVSMGIGTIVTGLAALIIGEAILGRRMVFVATLGCIVGALVYRLFIALSLSAGFIGIQPQDLNLVTAIVVAIAVVLSKGRAQRNRRRAGMTPRRAAAAKRAG, from the coding sequence ATGAGTCTTTTCGCCTTTGCTGGCGCCCTTGAATCGGGACTTCTGTTTTCGCTCGTCGCGCTCGGGGTGTTTCTCTCGTTCCGCGTGCTCGACTTTCCCGATTTGACGGTCGACGGCAGTTTTCCGCTCGGAGCGGCGGTCGCAGCTGCCGCTCTCGCCTCCGGTGTCGATCCGTTTCTTGCAACCGGGCTTGCGATCGTCGCAGGCTGGGGGGCAGGGCTCGTGACAGCGCTTCTCAACGTGCGCTTCGGCATTATGAACCTTCTGTCCGGCATCCTGACGATGGTGGCGCTTTTCTCCATCAATCTCAGGATCATGGGCGGGCCGAACGTGCCCCTCTACAATGTCGATACGGTGTTCGACGTGGCGCAATCCTGGTTCGATTTCGGGCTTTGGACAAATACGGTCCTGATTGCGATCGTGGCTTTTGCGGCCAAGTTCCTCGTTGACTGGTTCTTGAAGACCGAGCTGGGGCTCGCCTTGCGTGCGTCCGGTGAGAACCCGGCCATGGCGGAGGCGCAGGGAATTGCGGTTGGGCGCATGGCGCTCGTCGGCATGGCGATCAGCAACGGCCTCGTCGCGCTTGCCGGCGCCCTTTTCGCGCAGCTGCAAGGCGTGGCGGACGTCTCCATGGGTATCGGCACGATCGTGACCGGCCTTGCCGCCCTCATCATCGGCGAGGCGATCCTCGGCCGGCGCATGGTCTTCGTCGCCACGCTCGGCTGCATCGTCGGCGCGCTCGTCTATCGTCTCTTCATTGCCCTGTCGCTCAGTGCCGGTTTCATCGGCATCCAGCCGCAGGACCTCAATCTCGTGACGGCGATCGTCGTTGCGATCGCGGTCGTCCTGTCCAAAGGGCGCGCACAAAGAAACCGTCGCAGGGCCGGCATGACGCCACGCCGTGCGGCCGCCGCCAAGAGGGCCGGCTGA
- a CDS encoding ABC transporter ATP-binding protein: MLSLNNIHVTFNAGTPTEVRALSDINLKIADGEFVTVIGSNGAGKSTLLSVVVGTVKPERGSVHLDGEDVTAWSPHRRAMHVGRVFQEPRLGTCSSLSIEENLALAAARGKSRGLKGALGTRQNRKWLADQVAKLEIGLEDRMTQPVGTLSGGQRQAISLLMATLLPMKILVLDEHTAALDPGAAAKVLALSTEIAETRKLTTLMVTHSMRDALAVGHRTIMMDSGRIVLDFTEEERAKLTVQDLSSLFGRAIGKQLDDDKLMLA; encoded by the coding sequence ATGCTGTCCTTGAATAACATCCACGTCACCTTCAATGCCGGCACGCCGACGGAGGTGAGGGCGCTCAGCGACATCAACCTCAAGATCGCGGATGGTGAGTTCGTCACCGTCATCGGGTCGAACGGTGCCGGCAAATCGACGCTTCTGTCGGTCGTCGTCGGAACGGTGAAGCCTGAACGCGGCAGCGTGCATCTCGATGGCGAGGACGTCACCGCATGGTCTCCGCACCGGCGGGCGATGCATGTCGGCCGGGTCTTTCAGGAGCCGCGGCTCGGCACCTGCTCGTCTCTGTCGATCGAGGAGAACCTTGCGCTCGCGGCTGCGCGCGGCAAAAGCCGGGGTTTGAAGGGCGCGCTCGGCACCCGGCAGAACCGCAAATGGCTCGCCGACCAGGTGGCGAAGCTCGAGATCGGGCTGGAAGACCGCATGACGCAGCCGGTCGGCACCCTGTCGGGCGGGCAGCGCCAGGCGATCAGCCTGTTGATGGCGACGCTTCTGCCGATGAAGATCCTCGTTCTTGACGAGCACACCGCCGCCCTCGATCCGGGTGCTGCGGCAAAAGTCCTGGCGCTGTCCACAGAGATCGCCGAGACGCGCAAACTCACCACCTTGATGGTGACGCATTCGATGCGCGATGCGCTGGCCGTCGGCCACCGCACCATCATGATGGATTCCGGCCGCATCGTCCTCGACTTCACCGAAGAGGAGCGAGCGAAACTCACCGTTCAGGATCTCTCAAGCCTGTTCGGGCGTGCGATCGGCAAGCAGCTCGACGACGACAAGCTGATGCTCGCGTAA
- a CDS encoding alanine racemase, whose translation MRPDVPVYCFHPQVLAEDVAHFAQAFPGKTAYAVKTNGEPFVLKAIADAGVKTFDVASPAEFAAAREASPNAELLYMHPVKAQSDIRLALESYGIRTLSLDHEDEVAKILRIVRALDFDPADLTLFVRLQTKGSATYELSKKFGATPAHAVELLQRIAGIGFKPALCFHVGSQIEDPEIYERALGSADWVRARSGVELTALDVGGGFPAPYGYDPRRKKRIMPDRDEIMARLRKDLTEWGFADLPLIAEPGRVIVARSISLIVRVLLKKGKRIYINDGIWASLSDSWTGKITLPARFIPDPARKRRSGNPHEIVPFKVCGATCDSVDILSRPFWLPETVDTGDWIEIGHIGAYSLSLRSRFNGFYPDTVVEVKTPFDEGDKPEGFAAIETMAD comes from the coding sequence ATGCGGCCGGATGTTCCGGTCTATTGTTTCCATCCACAGGTCCTCGCCGAGGACGTTGCGCATTTTGCGCAGGCGTTCCCTGGCAAGACGGCCTATGCCGTCAAAACCAATGGCGAGCCCTTCGTTCTCAAGGCCATCGCCGATGCCGGCGTGAAAACCTTCGACGTCGCCAGTCCCGCCGAGTTTGCGGCTGCGCGCGAAGCCTCGCCCAACGCCGAACTCCTCTACATGCACCCGGTGAAGGCGCAGTCGGATATTCGCCTGGCGCTCGAAAGCTACGGCATCCGCACCCTCTCTCTCGATCATGAGGACGAGGTCGCAAAAATTCTGCGGATCGTGCGGGCGCTCGATTTCGATCCGGCAGATCTGACCTTGTTCGTGCGCCTGCAGACCAAGGGTTCGGCAACCTACGAATTGTCGAAGAAGTTCGGCGCCACCCCCGCCCATGCGGTGGAGCTTTTGCAGCGCATCGCCGGCATCGGGTTCAAGCCCGCCCTTTGTTTCCATGTCGGCAGCCAGATCGAAGACCCGGAAATCTACGAGCGCGCCCTCGGCTCCGCCGATTGGGTGCGTGCCCGCTCCGGTGTCGAGCTGACGGCGCTCGATGTCGGCGGCGGATTTCCGGCGCCCTACGGCTACGATCCGCGCCGCAAGAAGCGCATCATGCCGGACCGCGACGAGATCATGGCGCGGCTTCGAAAAGACCTGACGGAATGGGGCTTTGCCGACCTGCCCCTCATTGCCGAGCCGGGTCGCGTCATCGTCGCCCGCTCCATTTCGCTGATCGTCCGCGTGCTCCTGAAAAAGGGCAAGCGCATCTACATCAACGACGGCATCTGGGCTTCGCTCTCAGATTCCTGGACGGGCAAGATCACCCTTCCCGCCCGCTTCATTCCCGATCCGGCCCGCAAGCGCCGCTCCGGCAATCCGCACGAGATCGTGCCCTTCAAGGTTTGCGGCGCCACCTGCGATTCGGTCGATATCCTCTCGCGCCCCTTCTGGCTGCCGGAGACGGTCGACACCGGCGACTGGATCGAGATCGGCCATATCGGCGCCTATTCTCTGTCGCTTCGAAGCCGCTTCAACGGCTTTTATCCCGATACGGTCGTGGAAGTGAAAACCCCCTTCGACGAAGGCGACAAGCCGGAAGGTTTTGCCGCGATCGAGACGATGGCCGACTGA
- the metF gene encoding methylenetetrahydrofolate reductase [NAD(P)H], with translation MTLAAHHAVGPERLELSFEFFPPKKPEQFAAFKDTAERLKAFAPDFVSVTYGAGGSSKDRSFAAVEMLTQEIGLPTAAHLTCVAAACSATNEAIATFETFGVRHFVALRGDPPEGPGTPYAPHPQGYTDTADLIRGLRRIDDFEISVSAYPERHPESPDWDTEIDILKRKVDAGATRALTQFFYDNDDYERYVEKVAAAGITIPIVPGILPVHRFAAVHSFAGRCGARIPPHLLPLSELSGEAHFEAAVDLAARQIDDLAQRGVSGFHIYTMNQHRLVSAVLQAAGVFEGERTCCAA, from the coding sequence ATGACGCTTGCAGCACACCACGCCGTCGGGCCTGAAAGGCTTGAGCTCTCATTCGAGTTCTTTCCGCCCAAAAAGCCCGAGCAATTCGCCGCCTTCAAAGACACGGCAGAGCGGCTGAAGGCCTTTGCGCCGGATTTCGTCTCCGTCACCTATGGCGCCGGCGGCTCGTCGAAGGATCGTTCTTTCGCGGCGGTGGAGATGCTGACGCAGGAAATCGGCCTGCCGACGGCTGCGCATCTCACCTGCGTCGCTGCCGCCTGCTCCGCCACGAATGAGGCGATCGCAACCTTTGAGACCTTCGGCGTCAGGCATTTTGTGGCGCTGCGCGGCGACCCGCCCGAGGGGCCCGGCACGCCCTATGCGCCGCATCCGCAAGGTTATACCGATACGGCCGACCTGATCCGCGGGCTGCGACGCATCGACGATTTTGAGATCTCCGTCAGCGCCTATCCGGAGCGCCATCCGGAAAGCCCCGACTGGGACACCGAGATCGACATTCTGAAGCGCAAAGTCGATGCCGGCGCGACACGCGCCCTCACGCAGTTCTTCTACGACAACGACGATTACGAACGTTACGTGGAGAAGGTTGCGGCGGCCGGCATCACGATCCCGATCGTGCCGGGCATCCTGCCGGTGCACCGTTTCGCCGCCGTGCATTCCTTTGCCGGCCGCTGCGGCGCGCGCATCCCGCCGCATCTTCTGCCGCTATCGGAGCTTTCAGGTGAGGCGCATTTCGAAGCCGCGGTCGACCTCGCCGCACGCCAGATCGACGATCTCGCGCAACGCGGCGTCTCCGGTTTTCACATCTACACGATGAACCAGCACCGCCTCGTCTCAGCGGTCTTGCAGGCGGCAGGGGTTTTCGAAGGGGAAAGGACATGCTGCGCGGCATGA
- a CDS encoding ArsR/SmtB family transcription factor, translating to MGLTKLMRAAQALADETRLRLVALLAEGERPVKELVEILGQSQPRISRHLKILTEADIIRRLPEGAHVYYRLASDGEAAALARAALAAMQTDPLRNETDLRRDRDRLELIRRRNQETAELYFARHAEEWDRLRSLHVPEKEVEAAIRAALSGHHYRSLLDIGTGTGRMLELLADCAERLTGIDRSPQMLALARTSLERAGLSHVRLRSGDALNLPLPRASFDVVVIHQVLHFLEEPRAALAEAARVLAPGGMLLVVDFAPHHLEFLRQKHAHLRLGFSDEQLTQWLSATALKQFSIQHLAPDSPTKEDEHLTVTIATAFKAEADEEAEPLHEGALA from the coding sequence ATGGGCCTGACGAAGCTCATGCGCGCCGCCCAGGCGCTTGCCGACGAAACCCGGCTTCGCCTTGTGGCGCTGCTTGCCGAGGGCGAGCGTCCCGTCAAGGAGCTCGTCGAAATCCTCGGACAGTCGCAGCCGCGGATCTCCCGGCATCTGAAAATTTTGACCGAGGCTGACATCATTCGCCGGCTGCCGGAAGGCGCGCATGTCTATTACCGGCTGGCCTCCGATGGCGAAGCGGCAGCATTGGCGCGAGCGGCCCTTGCTGCCATGCAGACAGATCCGTTGCGCAACGAGACGGATTTGCGCCGCGATCGCGACAGATTGGAACTCATCCGCCGCCGCAATCAGGAAACGGCAGAACTCTATTTTGCGCGCCATGCCGAGGAATGGGATCGGCTGCGCTCCCTGCACGTGCCGGAAAAGGAGGTCGAGGCGGCAATCCGCGCGGCTCTCAGCGGCCACCATTATCGCTCCCTGCTCGACATTGGCACCGGCACCGGCCGCATGCTCGAACTCCTCGCCGATTGCGCCGAGCGGCTGACGGGCATCGATCGATCGCCGCAGATGCTCGCGCTTGCCAGGACGAGCCTTGAACGCGCTGGTCTCTCGCATGTGCGGTTGCGCAGCGGCGACGCGCTCAACCTTCCCCTGCCGCGCGCGTCCTTTGACGTCGTCGTCATCCATCAGGTTCTGCACTTTCTGGAAGAACCGCGGGCAGCGCTGGCAGAGGCGGCTCGAGTCCTGGCGCCGGGTGGGATGCTGCTCGTCGTCGACTTCGCGCCCCATCATCTGGAATTCCTGCGCCAGAAGCATGCGCATCTGAGGCTCGGCTTTTCCGACGAGCAGCTGACGCAATGGCTGTCGGCCACCGCCCTCAAGCAATTTTCCATCCAGCACCTCGCCCCCGATTCTCCGACCAAGGAGGACGAGCATTTGACGGTCACCATCGCGACAGCCTTCAAGGCCGAAGCCGACGAAGAGGCGGAACCCCTCCACGAAGGAGCGCTCGCATGA
- a CDS encoding TrmO family methyltransferase domain-containing protein gives MAEDRTDFGPAGSGSRQEKPDVGARSWENPTREGEIALGFDPGKQAPDAGVVYIGHARTPWTERGECPRNIRQARERAESEPHLRFFLQIDEPYRPGLADYRPGQAAFVLMWMDGARRDLIVQAPKHRERPAGVFSLRSPVRPNPIGLSLVSIAEVDQESGVILVDALDCLDGTPIIDLKPWTQTADIPAAR, from the coding sequence ATGGCGGAAGACAGGACGGATTTCGGGCCAGCAGGTTCTGGCTCGCGGCAGGAAAAGCCGGATGTCGGGGCCCGCTCGTGGGAAAACCCGACGCGGGAGGGTGAGATCGCACTCGGCTTCGATCCCGGGAAGCAAGCGCCCGATGCCGGCGTCGTCTATATCGGTCATGCCAGGACGCCGTGGACGGAACGCGGCGAATGTCCGCGCAACATCCGCCAGGCGCGGGAGCGAGCCGAGAGCGAGCCGCATCTGCGCTTTTTCCTTCAAATCGACGAACCCTATCGGCCAGGACTTGCCGATTATCGCCCGGGCCAGGCGGCCTTCGTCCTCATGTGGATGGACGGTGCGCGACGCGATCTGATCGTCCAGGCACCGAAGCACCGCGAGCGGCCGGCCGGTGTCTTCTCTTTGCGTTCGCCAGTGCGGCCCAATCCGATCGGGCTGTCGCTCGTCTCTATTGCGGAGGTCGACCAGGAGAGCGGCGTCATTCTCGTCGATGCCCTCGACTGTCTCGATGGCACGCCGATCATCGATTTGAAGCCCTGGACCCAGACGGCGGACATTCCGGCAGCACGCTGA